A single window of Granulicella mallensis MP5ACTX8 DNA harbors:
- a CDS encoding M24 family metallopeptidase, with the protein MNLDAIQSALRDHNLDGWLFYDHHHRDPIAYRILGLDAQMFVSRRWYYFIPAKGEPQKLVHRIESGKLDAVPGAKHEYSSWQELERELASMLNGAKKIAMQYSPRNAIMYVSMVDAGTVEVLRAMDKEVVSSADLVSQFEAVLSEEQIATHYAAQQRLDGVLTAGWKHIGDEVRAGRNPNEFGVITFLNQAMEREGLFTDHGPNCSAGPNSADSHYEPSRESSRIIHSGDFVLIDIWAKLANRPEAIWYDITWTGVVGREPSDREQLIFSTVRDARDAAIATVQKAYTENRAIAGWEADDAARNVIRSAGFGEWFTHRTGHNIAIELHGNGAHLDNLETHDERLLLPNTCFSVEPGIYFPGEFGVRSEVNMLTRPGNAVVTGPMQRELVRI; encoded by the coding sequence ATGAACCTCGACGCAATCCAATCCGCTCTGCGCGACCACAATCTCGACGGCTGGCTCTTCTACGATCACCATCACCGCGATCCCATCGCCTATCGCATCCTCGGACTCGACGCACAGATGTTCGTCTCACGACGCTGGTATTACTTCATCCCGGCAAAGGGTGAGCCGCAAAAACTGGTGCACCGCATCGAATCCGGCAAGCTGGATGCCGTGCCCGGCGCGAAGCATGAATACTCGTCATGGCAGGAGCTGGAGCGCGAACTGGCATCGATGCTGAACGGCGCAAAGAAGATCGCCATGCAGTACTCGCCGCGCAACGCCATCATGTACGTCTCGATGGTCGACGCCGGTACCGTCGAGGTGCTGCGCGCGATGGACAAAGAGGTGGTCAGCTCCGCCGATCTGGTCAGCCAGTTCGAGGCCGTGCTCAGCGAAGAGCAGATCGCCACGCACTATGCCGCGCAACAGAGGCTCGACGGCGTATTGACCGCCGGGTGGAAGCACATCGGCGATGAAGTCCGTGCCGGTCGCAATCCTAATGAATTCGGCGTCATTACCTTCCTCAACCAGGCGATGGAGCGCGAAGGCCTATTTACCGACCATGGCCCCAACTGCAGCGCCGGGCCGAACTCCGCCGACTCGCACTACGAGCCCTCGCGGGAGAGTTCGCGCATCATCCACAGCGGCGACTTCGTGCTCATCGACATCTGGGCCAAGCTCGCGAACAGGCCCGAGGCGATCTGGTACGACATCACCTGGACGGGCGTTGTTGGCCGCGAGCCGAGCGACCGCGAACAGCTGATCTTCAGCACCGTGCGCGACGCGCGCGATGCCGCCATCGCCACCGTGCAGAAGGCCTACACCGAGAACCGCGCCATCGCCGGATGGGAGGCTGATGACGCCGCCCGCAACGTAATTCGCAGCGCAGGCTTTGGAGAGTGGTTCACGCATCGCACCGGCCACAACATTGCCATCGAACTGCATGGCAATGGAGCCCACCTCGACAACCTGGAGACGCACGACGAGCGCCTGCTGCTGCCCAACACCTGCTTCTCCGTCGAGCCGGGAATCTACTTCCCTGGTGAGTTCGGCGTGCGCAGTGAGGTCAACATGTTGACGCGTCCGGGTAATGCCGTGGTGACGGGGCCGATGCAGCGGGAGTTGGTCAGGATTTGA
- a CDS encoding S53 family peptidase — protein sequence MPTSSRFASQSRVPLPGSERKPFVPAGAPKAAKTPKVSTAVKTVPATGRIRVSLIVPPKQPLDTKRLGKLDARLSRAQFAARHGADPASVRLVKAFAKEFGLTVEPITQPGRCTVQLSGTCAAMRKAFAISLVEHTTEQGKFRLREGEISLPAELEGHVLAVLGLDNRPQAKPHFRIAKPRATNVSYTPVQVAQMYGFPAGATATGQTIGIIELGGGYRAADLTAYFKTLGLPAPTVTAVPIDGGKNTPGNANGADGEVMLDIEVCAAVAQGAKIAVYFTTNTDQGFIDAITTAVHDSTNKPSVISISWGGPESSWTEQSMTALDAACQAAAAVGVTITVAAGDNGSSDGASGDNVDFPASSPHVLACGGTKLVGSGSTITSEVVWDETSNDEGATGGGVSTVFALPTWQKNANVPSPTTSAGGRGVPDVSGDADPSTGYTIRVDSETTVIGGTSAVAPLWAGLIALANAQNKVAAGFVNPALYAAGAKKAFRDITQGNNGSFSAGPGWDACTGLGSPVGNLVIQAVAPKSTTTKKAKKGKTK from the coding sequence ATGCCCACTTCATCACGCTTCGCCTCGCAATCTCGCGTGCCTTTACCGGGAAGCGAAAGGAAGCCGTTTGTCCCGGCCGGAGCTCCCAAAGCCGCGAAAACTCCGAAGGTCAGCACGGCTGTAAAGACGGTGCCAGCCACAGGACGCATTCGAGTCTCCCTCATCGTCCCGCCGAAGCAGCCTCTCGACACGAAGCGTCTGGGCAAGCTGGACGCTCGTCTCAGCCGTGCGCAGTTTGCCGCGCGGCACGGTGCGGACCCTGCCTCGGTGAGACTCGTGAAGGCGTTCGCAAAGGAGTTCGGTCTTACGGTCGAACCCATCACCCAGCCTGGCCGCTGCACGGTGCAGCTCAGCGGAACCTGCGCTGCGATGCGGAAGGCGTTTGCCATCTCGCTGGTCGAGCACACGACAGAGCAGGGCAAGTTCCGGCTGCGTGAGGGAGAGATCTCTCTTCCGGCGGAGTTAGAGGGGCATGTCCTGGCGGTACTCGGGCTGGACAATCGCCCGCAGGCAAAGCCTCACTTCCGTATCGCGAAGCCGCGTGCCACGAACGTCTCGTACACGCCGGTGCAGGTAGCGCAGATGTACGGCTTTCCCGCCGGAGCCACGGCTACAGGCCAGACGATCGGCATCATCGAGCTTGGTGGTGGCTATCGTGCGGCTGATCTCACGGCGTACTTCAAGACGCTGGGCCTGCCTGCGCCAACGGTGACAGCGGTTCCAATCGATGGCGGAAAGAACACGCCAGGAAATGCCAATGGCGCGGATGGCGAGGTGATGCTGGACATCGAGGTCTGCGCGGCTGTGGCGCAGGGTGCAAAGATCGCGGTGTACTTCACGACGAATACAGACCAGGGATTCATCGACGCGATTACGACAGCGGTGCATGATTCGACGAACAAGCCGAGCGTGATCTCGATCAGTTGGGGTGGGCCTGAATCGAGCTGGACGGAGCAGTCGATGACCGCGCTCGATGCGGCGTGTCAGGCGGCTGCGGCAGTCGGCGTCACAATTACGGTGGCGGCTGGAGATAACGGCTCAAGCGATGGTGCTTCAGGGGACAACGTCGATTTTCCGGCATCGTCTCCGCATGTGCTGGCCTGTGGGGGAACGAAGCTGGTTGGCTCCGGCTCGACGATTACGAGTGAAGTCGTGTGGGACGAGACCTCCAACGACGAAGGCGCAACTGGCGGCGGCGTTAGCACGGTCTTCGCGCTGCCGACATGGCAGAAGAACGCCAACGTCCCCTCACCCACAACAAGTGCTGGAGGCCGCGGCGTTCCCGATGTCTCCGGAGACGCTGATCCCTCGACGGGCTACACCATTCGCGTGGACAGCGAGACGACAGTGATCGGCGGCACCAGTGCCGTAGCACCGCTGTGGGCGGGGCTGATCGCGCTGGCTAACGCACAGAACAAAGTAGCGGCAGGATTCGTCAACCCAGCGCTGTATGCCGCCGGAGCGAAGAAGGCCTTCCGCGACATCACACAGGGCAACAACGGCAGTTTCTCCGCCGGCCCCGGCTGGGATGCCTGCACAGGGCTCGGCAGCCCGGTAGGGAACCTGGTGATTCAGGCAGTCGCGCCGAAGAGCACAACTACAAAGAAAGCCAAGAAAGGTAAGACCAAGTAG
- a CDS encoding type II secretion system protein has protein sequence MKPTLQLDRRRQDEAGYMLLAVVVMAAMILIALSVAAPVVARDLRRDKEVESERRAEQYVRAIRLYQRSCKCTSYPPSMDALEKSTTVRFLRQKYIDPLTGKSDWRLIHQPKTTIKIPFGQELAGLAAGGLGSAAGLSSGIGGTPGGSSPTSSTSTVSGASGLAAGFNGASVTTSTGGTPGSSNTGTSSSTGSSSGGGMFGDGDGGVIYGVGTSRSGTSILNPNQQTTYETWEFWYDPRIEKLYAMANLMGGGGIGSQSASSFGQSATSGQPNSGAGSTGGTNPTGGSSSFGSSPTGGSSSFGSPGSSSPGSSFPQ, from the coding sequence ATGAAGCCCACACTCCAACTCGACCGCAGGCGGCAGGATGAAGCTGGTTATATGCTGCTGGCCGTCGTGGTGATGGCTGCGATGATCCTGATCGCGCTGTCGGTCGCCGCCCCTGTGGTCGCGCGTGACCTGCGCCGCGATAAAGAGGTGGAGAGCGAGCGTCGTGCGGAGCAGTATGTGCGGGCGATCCGGCTCTATCAGCGCTCGTGCAAGTGCACGTCCTATCCGCCGTCCATGGATGCCCTGGAGAAGAGCACGACCGTCCGTTTCCTGCGCCAGAAGTACATCGATCCCCTGACCGGAAAGTCCGACTGGCGGCTCATTCATCAGCCGAAGACGACGATCAAGATTCCGTTCGGGCAGGAGCTTGCCGGGTTGGCTGCAGGAGGCCTGGGATCGGCGGCAGGGTTGTCTTCAGGCATCGGCGGCACGCCGGGTGGTAGCTCGCCCACCAGCAGTACCTCGACCGTCAGCGGAGCCTCCGGGTTGGCGGCTGGCTTCAATGGAGCCAGCGTTACGACCTCGACAGGTGGAACTCCCGGTAGCAGCAATACGGGTACCTCCAGCAGCACCGGCAGTTCAAGCGGCGGCGGCATGTTTGGCGATGGAGATGGCGGCGTGATCTACGGCGTCGGCACATCGCGTTCGGGTACATCGATTCTCAATCCCAACCAGCAGACGACCTACGAGACATGGGAGTTCTGGTACGACCCGCGCATCGAGAAGCTCTATGCCATGGCAAACCTGATGGGCGGCGGAGGAATCGGTTCGCAGTCGGCCAGCAGCTTCGGTCAGAGCGCGACCAGCGGCCAGCCGAACTCGGGCGCTGGCTCGACGGGTGGTACGAATCCAACCGGGGGCTCCAGCTCTTTTGGATCGAGCCCCACGGGCGGCTCAAGTTCCTTTGGCAGTCCAGGCTCCAGCAGCCCGGGCAGTTCCTTCCCGCAGTAA
- a CDS encoding RHS repeat-associated core domain-containing protein: MRIPLYHVHNRGNGLDEDVALIYSAGSAPNIGNLQSISNGYLSTNWQLSVAKGYGGVVTATEGQSSCGTTTGIQDLDFYVYTFVDDRGVTHNFPGSSTTNCSTFVFTQLNNVAAEDGSGIVLLVGNGPSAIVEDASGNRYSNEGSGSVTDTNGNVASSPRVFLEGSLNFCGEAGQSSTITQATPGNTPVVNHGCYTFTTGATSNTVTGRTPDVVSYIDSNGKVQDITTAYKQYPVTDVFNNESSCPASGSTDGIPCSSPNYLLSSITFPDGTSYSFAYESDSSGNYSGRISNVTLPGGGTIAYTYSGGYNNTGAFLAGDAAAEIAANTHITLARITQDGTTTYNNVLTSADPRSNALTSQTTIAYPDGHSEVASFVHDSTFCASCANGGSPFGPETLATPNGTFYETARTIYTGAVGTTVLQSESRCYNGATSNCTTQNITLPFSEIASTITSASGLTSQNIQHYNAAGFLVENDEYGFGASTLTRKMLTTYASLGNNIQNRPSSVTIYNGSGTIFSQTNYSYDEFTLASSVATGLAAVSGSRGNQTSAQALISGNVFSTSHMHYDAAGQPVSTTDGNGNVTSYGYDSTDTYLADKAYPSVAGGTFSESYSYDGNTGLLTQTKDVNGNATAYTYDSMMRNTGVCFPGGGYTLTGYPSSTTQTVGVLAGSGPGCTPGAGVPGGSWMTTTIQFDGYGRPLHEINPSGATIDISYDSMGRKSSQSNPHLSTGASTDGTAFYLYDPLGRPTKQTNQDGSFEYSCYEDVATAGQPNCKSHIGSQTGIWVDYQDENGNQWQRTSDALGRLVEVVEPNGTSVAASMETDYTYDVLNNLLSVNQKGISGETARNRSFTYDSLSRLLTSTNPETGAISYGYDANSNMTSKTDARGIKTSYTYDTLNRLTQKTYNDGVTNTSLYGYDSSSINFVPVPQNGRGNVSVSLANTIGRLTFASSTTSGSLDAFSYDSMGRLVNQWSSAPSFNIDNGTIAAISAGYDLAGNMTSLTYPDGRTVSQQWDGGGHLTQVSDVSGQYQYLTPSTTYWPNGTPSAVFYGNGVGNGTFLNNRLQADEIGIVRVGSAAPGSYPGNNNLAVKEYCYGPATSAISAELPGCPSRGSANNGNIWQVMDVLHSGYTENLSYDSLNRLGSFSRVDGSLSQTYAYDSFGNLNQTSPGTLQNAVSYGANNRINSASYGYDNAGNLTASFNGISTAYSYDAENRLTGVNNGAATYTYDGSGDRVRKDNGSTWTEYVRFGGQVVAEKTSDGFWSDYIYANGKRIAKVDNNDIRIHMSGTNCSGCGIINTFAGTSSLAAFVNGTVIQNGDLLTWRQFQDGVAAGGISVAFNNDTVGTSGVLHAADGQLADADTRTGTGLWYQRVANLSGYAGDTVSALTLYNYQGGAAGNWDIYLADISLVHPDGTSVPIYYRSLESLPQFTPGGAESNVTVVTEKVAVTPNPYDVTYYSTNQIGSSILLTDSAGWPVSSDTYYPFGQEPTTSADGNHYKFTGKERDTESGLDYFGARYYGSNIGRFMSPDPSGLAYADPSNPQSFNLYSYVRNNPLSFVDPSGLTCQKGLVDNGDGTFNPVYSDDGDGKGCPAAGIRPDGSESDTAIYQFNYSDSTGAFQSSSVLNLQLPYGGGVSGSSLGSAPSKPCSASGPSKIISASATTNGPTIVAGTAIGGAIGGEPGAFVGGIIGSMFGVGGNVSYVPSTHSLYAGPTAVFAPGLGGGNGISANYVNVPSTQNANSIANGPSFSITFQPNPFFGSVVTKSPGSGPPVVGPSVGTRVPVSFGAGYNICLHNCGC, translated from the coding sequence ATGAGGATTCCGCTTTATCATGTCCACAATCGCGGTAACGGCTTGGATGAGGACGTTGCGTTGATTTATAGCGCTGGCTCGGCGCCGAACATCGGTAATCTCCAGAGCATTTCAAACGGTTATCTTTCTACGAATTGGCAACTCTCAGTTGCAAAAGGATATGGAGGAGTTGTAACCGCCACGGAAGGACAGTCTTCTTGCGGAACAACAACCGGAATTCAAGATCTGGATTTTTATGTCTACACGTTTGTAGATGATCGTGGTGTAACTCATAACTTTCCTGGATCGTCCACCACTAACTGTTCCACCTTTGTCTTCACTCAATTGAATAATGTGGCCGCGGAGGATGGTTCAGGTATCGTCTTGCTTGTCGGCAATGGCCCAAGCGCAATCGTTGAAGATGCCTCAGGAAATCGGTACTCCAACGAAGGCTCTGGAAGTGTTACCGACACGAACGGGAATGTAGCTTCAAGTCCACGGGTTTTTCTTGAAGGCAGTCTGAACTTTTGTGGTGAAGCGGGGCAAAGCTCAACCATTACTCAAGCCACTCCCGGAAATACGCCCGTTGTAAATCATGGTTGCTACACCTTTACCACCGGCGCTACGTCCAATACCGTTACGGGACGAACGCCTGATGTCGTCTCATACATAGACTCCAATGGGAAGGTGCAAGACATCACAACCGCGTATAAACAATATCCGGTGACTGATGTGTTCAACAATGAATCATCATGTCCTGCTTCTGGCTCCACAGACGGAATTCCTTGCTCTTCGCCTAACTATCTCCTGAGCTCCATTACCTTCCCGGATGGAACGTCATATTCCTTTGCCTATGAGTCCGATAGCAGCGGCAACTATTCCGGGCGTATCAGTAATGTGACACTGCCTGGGGGTGGCACGATAGCGTACACCTATTCTGGAGGGTATAACAACACAGGTGCTTTTCTCGCGGGAGATGCCGCGGCAGAGATCGCAGCCAATACCCACATCACGTTGGCTCGCATTACCCAGGACGGAACCACGACCTATAATAATGTGCTGACAAGCGCAGATCCGCGTAGTAATGCGTTAACATCCCAAACTACGATTGCCTATCCGGATGGGCACAGCGAAGTGGCCAGTTTTGTGCATGACAGCACTTTTTGTGCCTCATGTGCAAATGGTGGTTCACCATTTGGGCCGGAAACATTGGCGACTCCCAATGGAACATTTTACGAGACCGCTCGTACAATTTATACCGGCGCCGTTGGAACTACGGTCCTGCAAAGCGAGTCACGTTGCTACAACGGTGCAACGTCGAATTGCACCACGCAAAACATCACTCTGCCTTTTAGTGAAATTGCAAGCACGATTACCTCCGCGTCTGGCTTGACGTCTCAAAATATCCAACACTATAACGCTGCCGGGTTTTTGGTCGAGAATGACGAGTATGGATTTGGTGCATCGACTCTGACTCGAAAAATGCTAACAACGTATGCATCTCTCGGGAATAATATTCAGAATCGCCCATCGTCTGTAACCATTTATAACGGGAGCGGCACAATTTTTTCCCAGACAAACTATTCCTATGACGAGTTCACCTTGGCTTCGTCTGTGGCCACTGGTCTTGCCGCAGTGAGCGGGTCGAGGGGAAATCAGACCTCAGCACAAGCGCTTATTTCTGGAAATGTTTTTTCGACATCCCATATGCACTATGATGCTGCCGGGCAGCCTGTAAGCACGACGGATGGAAATGGCAATGTCACTTCGTATGGATATGACAGCACGGACACGTATCTTGCCGATAAAGCCTATCCCTCGGTTGCTGGGGGGACGTTTTCAGAGTCCTATAGCTATGACGGAAATACCGGGCTTCTCACACAGACGAAAGATGTAAACGGCAATGCGACAGCATACACATATGATTCGATGATGCGCAATACCGGCGTTTGTTTTCCGGGTGGTGGATACACTCTGACAGGCTATCCGTCGTCGACCACGCAAACAGTGGGAGTTCTGGCTGGATCGGGGCCCGGGTGCACGCCGGGAGCTGGAGTGCCGGGTGGTTCATGGATGACCACGACAATACAATTCGACGGATACGGAAGACCGCTTCACGAGATCAATCCATCTGGGGCTACGATCGATATTAGCTATGATTCGATGGGACGAAAGAGCTCTCAGTCGAATCCTCATCTTTCGACGGGAGCCAGCACTGACGGCACAGCTTTTTACTTATACGATCCATTGGGAAGGCCAACCAAGCAAACTAACCAGGATGGATCATTCGAATACTCTTGCTACGAAGATGTTGCGACGGCAGGACAACCGAATTGCAAATCCCACATAGGCTCCCAGACAGGTATTTGGGTCGACTATCAAGATGAGAACGGTAACCAGTGGCAAAGAACCTCTGATGCTCTCGGTCGGTTAGTAGAAGTCGTAGAGCCGAATGGAACGAGTGTTGCCGCGTCGATGGAGACGGATTACACCTACGATGTGCTGAATAATCTTCTCAGCGTCAACCAGAAAGGTATCTCTGGTGAGACAGCGCGCAACCGTAGTTTCACCTACGATTCCTTGTCACGCTTGCTGACGTCTACCAATCCCGAGACGGGAGCGATCAGCTATGGCTATGACGCGAATAGCAACATGACGAGCAAGACGGATGCGCGTGGCATCAAGACCAGCTATACCTACGACACGCTCAACCGGCTAACCCAGAAAACCTATAACGACGGCGTTACAAATACGAGCTTGTATGGATACGATTCTTCGAGCATAAATTTTGTTCCTGTTCCGCAAAATGGTCGTGGAAACGTTTCAGTTTCACTTGCAAATACCATTGGACGGCTCACTTTTGCCTCTTCTACCACGAGCGGATCGCTTGATGCATTCAGCTATGACTCCATGGGAAGGCTGGTGAATCAGTGGTCGAGTGCACCGAGTTTCAACATTGACAATGGAACCATAGCGGCGATAAGCGCCGGTTACGATCTGGCAGGCAATATGACGTCTCTGACCTATCCGGATGGGAGAACGGTAAGCCAGCAGTGGGACGGTGGGGGCCACCTCACCCAGGTGTCGGATGTTAGCGGTCAATATCAATATCTGACGCCAAGCACCACCTACTGGCCGAACGGTACGCCCTCGGCTGTTTTTTACGGGAATGGTGTGGGCAATGGAACCTTCCTCAACAACCGTTTGCAAGCCGATGAGATAGGCATCGTCCGGGTAGGTTCGGCCGCGCCGGGCAGCTATCCTGGGAATAACAACCTGGCAGTGAAGGAATACTGCTATGGTCCGGCAACGTCGGCCATCTCCGCCGAGCTCCCGGGATGTCCTTCGCGGGGCAGCGCGAACAATGGCAATATCTGGCAGGTGATGGACGTACTGCATAGCGGGTATACAGAGAACTTGAGTTATGACAGCCTCAATCGCCTGGGTTCTTTTTCACGGGTCGATGGGAGCTTGAGTCAAACCTATGCCTATGATTCTTTCGGCAATCTGAATCAGACCTCGCCGGGAACCTTGCAGAACGCGGTCAGCTACGGTGCGAATAACAGGATCAACTCGGCGAGCTATGGCTATGACAACGCAGGCAACCTGACGGCGAGCTTCAACGGAATCTCGACCGCCTACAGCTACGACGCCGAGAACAGGCTAACCGGGGTCAACAATGGGGCGGCCACCTATACCTACGACGGCAGCGGCGACCGTGTCCGCAAAGACAACGGTTCGACCTGGACCGAGTATGTTCGGTTCGGCGGCCAGGTGGTGGCGGAGAAGACTTCCGACGGATTTTGGTCGGACTACATCTATGCCAACGGCAAGCGCATCGCGAAGGTTGACAACAACGACATACGAATCCATATGAGCGGGACCAACTGCTCCGGCTGCGGGATCATCAATACGTTCGCTGGAACAAGCTCCCTGGCGGCCTTTGTCAACGGCACGGTCATCCAGAACGGAGACCTGCTGACCTGGAGACAGTTTCAGGATGGCGTCGCGGCGGGAGGGATCAGCGTTGCCTTCAATAACGACACCGTGGGAACCAGTGGCGTTCTGCACGCCGCCGACGGCCAACTCGCCGATGCCGACACCCGGACTGGCACAGGCCTCTGGTATCAGCGCGTAGCCAACCTGAGCGGTTACGCCGGGGACACCGTTTCGGCCTTGACCCTGTACAACTATCAGGGAGGCGCGGCGGGCAATTGGGACATCTATCTGGCTGATATCTCCCTGGTGCACCCCGACGGAACCAGCGTGCCGATTTACTATCGGTCGCTCGAATCCCTCCCTCAGTTCACCCCCGGTGGAGCCGAGAGCAACGTCACGGTCGTCACAGAAAAGGTAGCGGTCACCCCAAACCCCTATGATGTGACGTATTACTCCACTAACCAGATCGGGTCCTCTATTCTGCTGACCGATTCTGCTGGCTGGCCCGTATCCTCCGACACCTACTACCCCTTCGGACAGGAACCCACAACCTCCGCCGACGGGAATCACTACAAATTCACCGGCAAAGAACGAGATACAGAATCAGGACTCGATTACTTTGGAGCCAGGTACTACGGATCGAACATAGGCCGGTTCATGTCGCCCGACCCATCTGGATTGGCCTACGCGGACCCGAGCAATCCGCAGAGCTTCAATTTGTATAGCTACGTTCGCAACAATCCACTTTCTTTTGTCGACCCAAGTGGTCTAACGTGCCAGAAGGGCCTTGTCGATAATGGCGACGGCACCTTTAATCCAGTGTATTCGGATGACGGTGATGGGAAAGGCTGTCCTGCCGCGGGTATTCGCCCTGATGGTAGTGAATCAGATACGGCCATATATCAATTCAATTATTCGGATTCCACGGGAGCGTTTCAGTCGAGTTCAGTACTAAACCTGCAACTTCCTTATGGTGGTGGCGTGTCCGGGAGTTCTCTAGGTTCTGCCCCAAGTAAACCTTGCTCGGCATCGGGTCCATCGAAAATCATAAGTGCTTCTGCCACAACCAATGGTCCTACGATAGTCGCTGGTACCGCTATTGGCGGGGCTATTGGCGGCGAGCCTGGCGCATTCGTTGGAGGCATCATAGGAAGCATGTTTGGTGTAGGCGGCAATGTTTCCTATGTACCCTCCACGCATAGTTTGTACGCAGGGCCGACTGCTGTCTTTGCACCTGGACTGGGTGGTGGCAATGGCATAAGCGCCAATTATGTCAATGTACCTTCAACACAAAATGCCAATTCGATTGCCAACGGGCCGAGCTTCTCCATCACGTTTCAGCCCAATCCCTTCTTCGGATCTGTGGTTACGAAGTCTCCCGGGAGTGGACCGCCGGTTGTTGGGCCATCGGTCGGAACACGCGTTCCGGTTTCTTTCGGAGCAGGATACAACATCTGTTTACACAATTGTGGGTGCTAA
- a CDS encoding DUF6677 family protein yields MATDAQRITQRIPGERSNMPVIALVLGWLVPGAGHAIQGKWMRGLLLFVSILGMYLVGLGLQGKIYVPNTGDILDILGFIGQLGLGLLYMLTRLFGWGASSVTVTLGDYGTKFLVVGGLLNIIAAVDAHSLANGRKAS; encoded by the coding sequence ATGGCAACTGACGCACAGCGCATAACGCAGCGAATTCCCGGCGAGCGTTCCAACATGCCGGTGATCGCATTGGTACTCGGATGGCTGGTTCCCGGAGCAGGACATGCAATTCAGGGCAAATGGATGCGCGGCCTTCTGCTCTTCGTCTCGATCCTCGGCATGTATCTTGTCGGGCTGGGCTTGCAGGGCAAGATCTACGTGCCCAATACCGGCGATATCCTGGACATTCTGGGTTTCATCGGACAACTCGGTCTGGGCTTGCTGTACATGCTGACGCGGCTGTTTGGATGGGGCGCCAGCTCCGTCACTGTTACGCTGGGCGACTACGGAACGAAGTTCCTCGTCGTGGGCGGGCTATTGAACATCATCGCCGCAGTCGACGCACACTCGTTGGCTAACGGAAGAAAGGCGTCGTAG
- a CDS encoding TIGR03435 family protein: MNLRRRFSLLTIAGAALLCPVVIAQISTTPQTTQSTDKNPPDVKTMAFDVVSIRPSKPDAARSMQWGLPDTYRAIDTSLGATILVAYFPTRTLFSSSFRDRIVGAPPWVMNDPYDIVAKVAPGDVEAWQKQGSEKEVLHAMLQTALAERCKLVVHHTMVDSPAYALVVGKHGAKLKETPPGESPPPNGVPLSEGGMIVPFRRDEAPKITFFAASMASFAAELSMLGANRVVLDRTGLSGKYDFAITKLDTPGEFESDPTLPSPWDLEEVGLKLVPITAPMETIVIDHIEQPSEN; the protein is encoded by the coding sequence ATGAACCTTCGCAGAAGGTTCTCACTTCTCACGATTGCTGGGGCGGCTCTCCTCTGCCCGGTAGTGATCGCGCAGATAAGTACGACGCCACAAACAACACAGTCCACAGATAAGAATCCGCCGGACGTTAAGACGATGGCCTTTGACGTGGTTTCGATTCGCCCCAGCAAACCCGATGCAGCACGGAGTATGCAATGGGGATTGCCGGATACCTATCGCGCAATTGACACGTCACTGGGTGCGACTATCTTAGTAGCGTATTTCCCGACGCGCACGTTGTTTAGCAGTTCGTTCAGGGACCGGATTGTGGGTGCTCCGCCCTGGGTGATGAACGACCCCTACGACATTGTGGCGAAGGTAGCTCCAGGCGATGTGGAGGCATGGCAGAAGCAGGGATCGGAGAAAGAGGTGCTGCACGCAATGCTACAAACCGCTTTGGCGGAGCGCTGTAAGCTCGTCGTGCACCACACCATGGTGGATTCCCCCGCCTATGCGTTAGTGGTCGGGAAGCATGGAGCAAAGCTGAAGGAGACGCCGCCTGGTGAGTCTCCTCCTCCGAATGGAGTCCCTCTCTCTGAAGGTGGAATGATTGTTCCCTTTAGAAGGGATGAGGCTCCAAAGATTACCTTCTTCGCGGCTTCGATGGCATCGTTTGCGGCAGAGCTGTCGATGTTGGGAGCGAATCGTGTTGTTCTGGACAGGACGGGACTCTCTGGCAAGTATGATTTCGCCATCACGAAGCTGGATACGCCGGGAGAATTTGAGTCCGATCCAACTCTTCCCAGTCCTTGGGATCTGGAGGAAGTAGGCCTGAAGCTGGTGCCCATCACTGCGCCCATGGAAACGATCGTGATCGATCATATCGAGCAGCCTTCAGAGAACTAG